The following nucleotide sequence is from Bacilli bacterium.
CATGGGTTAAGTTTTTCCGTTAAGCCGGGCATCGAGCCTCCGCCGTCCTTGCAAAATATTTTCAAGGAACTGCACACCGATCTGGGCTGCTACATACCGGATAATGGTTTTTTGGAAAAATGGGCCCGCCAGGGCGTACTGCTGTTAAACGCTGTGCTTACCGTGCGGTCGGGAATGCCGAATTCCCACCGGAATGCCGGATGGGAGACGTTTACGGATCAGGTGATCCGCTTGTTGAATGAGCGGGATGTGCCTGTTGTCTTTTTATTGTGGGGGAAAAACGCCCAGGACAAAGCGGCGCTTATTACCAACCGCCGTCATCTGGTCGTGAAATCTCCGCATCCCAGCCCGTTGTCGGCGCATCGCGGCTTTTTCGGCAGCAGGCCGTTTTCCCGGGCGAACGCGTTTCTCAGGCAGCACGGCATGGCTGAAATCGATTGGCAAATAGAAAATTTATCCGTAGTGAAAAAGAGAGCATAACCCCCGAAAAGCGGAAACGAAATGTCGAATCGATTTGATAGCGGGCAGGACGCGTTCGACGCAATGGTGGAAAAAGAATGTCAAGAGTTCAACCGCCCCGCCAAAATGCACGCACAGGTGGGGAATGTTCGACGTAGTGGAGAGAGATGAATATCTGAGAAAAAGGGAGTGGGAATGATTCGCAAGTTACCGATATTCACATTGACAGCCCTGTTTGCGGCAGCGATCATGGTTGCCGGGCCGCATGCGCGGACCGCATCCGCCGCGGAAGTCGCAAACGGCGTTCATATCGTGGTTGCCGGAGAAGAAACCAATAGCCAATTGCCGATATACGTGAAAGAAGGAAGCTTGTATGCGCCGTTGTCGTTTATTTCGGCAAAGTTCGGCGCGCAACTGCACTGGGACAATGCCCAAAAGCAGGTGGAGATCGTTACCCCTTTGGGAGACAAAGTCGTTTACACGGCGCGAAAATATCAAATGCAGGCAAACGGCAAAACGTGGATAACGGATGTGGCGCCATTTGTCGTCGACGGCCGCACTTACTTGCCGTTGCGCAGTATGGCGGAATGGCTGCATGCGGATGTAACCTGGAACGCGGCGAAAAAAACGGCCGATTTCGAGCCGGTGCCGCTCTACACGGTGCAAGAGCACGATACGCTGGAGTCGATTGCCAAACAGTACTGCCTTGCGCCCGAGTGGATAAAAGAAGTGAACGGTTTGACATCCGCCGAGCTCACGGCGGGCGCCAGCCTGAAAATTGTCATCCCGTCGGTGATTCGAAACAAGGAAGCCAACGAAGATATGTACTTGCTCGCCAAACTGATTGACGCCGAGGCTGGCAACGAACCTTTGGAAGGCCAAATCGCGGTTGGCAATGTCGTGATGAATCGTGTGCATAGCGAGCGGTTTCCCGATACGATCAGAGACGTCATTTATGCGCAAAATCAATTCACGCCGGCGCTAAACGGCATGTTGGACAGCA
It contains:
- a CDS encoding uracil-DNA glycosylase yields the protein MAILRNDWSGLLEAEFSKPYYTKLRQFLIQEYKNEIVYPDKYDIYNALHFTPYADTKVVILGQDPYHGPGQAHGLSFSVKPGIEPPPSLQNIFKELHTDLGCYIPDNGFLEKWARQGVLLLNAVLTVRSGMPNSHRNAGWETFTDQVIRLLNERDVPVVFLLWGKNAQDKAALITNRRHLVVKSPHPSPLSAHRGFFGSRPFSRANAFLRQHGMAEIDWQIENLSVVKKRA
- a CDS encoding cell wall hydrolase, which encodes MIRKLPIFTLTALFAAAIMVAGPHARTASAAEVANGVHIVVAGEETNSQLPIYVKEGSLYAPLSFISAKFGAQLHWDNAQKQVEIVTPLGDKVVYTARKYQMQANGKTWITDVAPFVVDGRTYLPLRSMAEWLHADVTWNAAKKTADFEPVPLYTVQEHDTLESIAKQYCLAPEWIKEVNGLTSAELTAGASLKIVIPSVIRNKEANEDMYLLAKLIDAEAGNEPLEGQIAVGNVVMNRVHSERFPDTIRDVIYAQNQFTPALNGMLDSIEPKESAIIAAKKAIAGEAPAKDALYFFNPRTSSNDFLDSLDVVADIGSHRFAK